A segment of the Stigmatella aurantiaca genome:
GACTACCTGCCCAAGCCCTTCAGCCCCCGGGAGCTGCTGGCCCGGCTGCGGGCGGTGCTCCGGCGCGCCCAGCCCACCTCCGTGGCGGACCGGATGGAGGCCCACGGCATCTCCATCGACGTGGCGGGGCGGGAGGTGAAGGTGGCGGGCCGGGCCGTGGAGCTCACCGGCCTCGAGTTCGATCTGCTCGTGGCGCTCGTGCGGCGCGCGGGCCGCGTCATTCCCCGCGATGCGCTGCTCGGCGAGGCGGGCCGGGGGGACACGGTGGTGGGCGAGCGCACCGTGGATGTTCACATCTCCCACCTGCGGCAGAAGCTCGGCGACGAGGGCGGACGGCTCATCAAGACCGTGCGCGGGGTGGGCTACGTGTTCGCCAAGGAGGGCGGGTGATGCGCCTCCCTTCCCCTCCAGGCCCGGGAGCCCCCCGGGGCCTCGGGCGTGGCGGGCCCTGGGACCGCCATGGCCGCAGAGCCCCCTGGCGGATGACGCGCCTGGGCCACTACATCCGCGCGCGCCTGCACCGGCGCATCTTCATCTGGTTCGGCCTGTCCATCCTCATCACCGGCGTGATGGTGGCCACGGTGATGAACCTGATGGGGGGCTCGCACTGGAACCAGGAGATGGATCGCGCGCGGCGGTTCGTCAGCAACCGCTTCGCCGAGGTCTGGGACGTGCCCGCACGGCGCGAGGCCCTCGTCCAGGGCATCTCCCAGGACCTGGACGTGGACCTGGAGCTGCGAAGCCCCGCGGGCGAGCTGCTGAGCCGCGCCGGGCCCCCCTGCGACACGCCAGACTTCTCCGTGGACGTGGTGCGCGAGGGCACCCCGCTGGGCTCGATGCGGGCCTGCTACTGGAACTCGCGGCGCAAGAGCCCCTGGCGCGTGCTGCCCTTCGTGCTGTCCGGGGCGATGTTGTGGCTCCTGTCGGGCGCGATCGCCCGGCGGCTGACGCGCCCCATGGATGAGCTGGTCCGGACCGCCCGGGCCCTGGGCGCGGGAAGGCTGGAGACGCGGGCCCAGCTGGGCCGCGATGCCACCAGCGAGGTGGGCGTGCTCGCGGATGCCTTCAACGACATGGCCGCCCGCATCGAACGGCAGATGGCGGACCAACGCGAGCTGCTCGCCACGGTGTCCCATGAGCTGCGCACGCCGCTGGCCCACCTGCGGGTGCTCACCGAGCTGCTCCGGGAGGGGGGCAGCACCCCGGCGACGTTGGATCAGGTGGACCGCGAAGTCGTCGAGCTGGACGTGCTGGTGGGCGAGCTGCTCGCCAGCTCCCGGCTGGACTTTGGCCAGGTGACGTCCCGCCCCCTGGAGGGCCTGGAGCTGGCGGCGCGCGCCCTGGAGCGGACCGGCATGCCCCCGGAGCTGCTGTCCGTGGAGACCCCGGACACGGCCCTCTCGGGGGACGCGACGCTGCTTGGCCGGGCGCTCGCCAACCTCCTGGACAATGCGCGGAAGCACGCCGGGGGCGCGGTGGCGCTGCGGCTCCTGGAGCGGGACGGCGCGCTGGCCTTCTGCGTGGAGGACCGGGGGCCCGGGCTGCTTCCCGGCGAGGAGACGCGCATCTTCGCCCCCTTCTACCGCCAGGACCGGGGCACCGAGGCCCGCGAGGGGGGCTCCCTGGGGCTGGGGCTTGCCCTGGTACAGCGCATCGCCCAGGCCCACGGGGGCGAGGCCTTCGCGGAGAACCTCCCCGCAGGAGGCGCCCGCGTGGGGTTCATCGTCCTCAGGACGGGGCCTTCACCGGCCCGTCCCCCACCTCCCGCCTGAGCCGTGGGCGAGGCGCCTGGAGGGCTACCCCTTCACGGCCGCGGGGAACGCGAAGGACGCCTCCGCGGGCGTGCCCTCCTTCACCGTGACTTCGGACGTCTGGGTGCCCAGCGTCTCGTGCCACGCCTCCAGCGTGTACGTGCCGGCCGGCACGCCCTCCAGCGTGAAGGCGCCATCCTCTCCGGTGACGCCGAAATAAGGATGGGGGCTCACCGCCACGTAGGCGCGCATCCAGGGGTGCACGTCACACTTGAGCTGGAGCAGCTCGATGTCCGCGGGCAGGGGCTTCGTCACCGGCGGGGCCGAGGGCGGCTGCGCCACGTTGAAGAGGGCCTTGGTGCCCAGCATGCCCCGCACGTTGTGCATCGTGCCGTCGCTGTTCTTGATCTGCAGGGGCTGGCCGGCCACGGCGGCCTGCACGCGCGGCTGGTAGCTGCACTTCTGCTGGTCCACCACGATGGGCGTGTCCACCGCCCCGGCCGCTCCCGGCACCGGGCCGCGCACGCGCACCAGCACGTTGCGCACCTTGCCGTCCTTCACCAGGAGCGCCTGGTCCTTCAGGGGCATGCCCTCGCAGGCCGGGTCCGCGCTGGGGGCCAGCTCCGCCGGGGCGGGCAGCTCGCCATTGAACGTCACCACCCCACGGATGGTGCCCCGCGAGGTGACGGGTGCAGGCGCGGGCGCCGCGGGGGCCTTCGCCGCTTCGGGGGCCGAGGGAACGGGGGGAGGAGGCGCCGGCGCCTCGTTCTTGCAAGCGGGAGCCAACACCAGTCCCGAGACCCCCACCACCGCGAGGCCCAGTGTGCGCAGCGTCATGTGCGAACTCCTCACCCCGGAACGGGGAGGTGCGTTACTGCCAACCACCGATGCCGGTGTCGAGCGCCATCGCGGCGAACAGGCCCGAGAGGTAGAGCAGCGAGAAGAAGAACGTCTGGCGCGCCCAGGGCTTGCCCAGCTGCCGGAAGAAGCCCCACGCGCCGAGCGCCAGGAAGGCCAGGCCGAGCACCACCGCCGAGGCCAGGTACCACCCGCCGGCGATGTGCAGCTGGTAGGGCAGGAGCGTCATCGGCACCAGCGCCACCAGGTAGAGGACGATCTGCGCCCGGCTGGACTCATCCCCGCGCTCCAGCGGCACGGACTTGAGGCCCGCGGCGGCGTACTCCTCCTTGCGGAAGAGCGCGATGGCCAGGAAGTGGGGCATCTGCCAGAGAAAGAGGATGGAGAAGAGGACGAAGCCCCCGGCGTCCACCACGCCCGTGACGGCCGTCCAGCCCATCAGCGGCGGCAGCGCGCCCGGCACCGCCCCCACCAGCATGGCCGCGGAGGTGCGGGCCTTCAGCGGGGTGTAGAGCAGCACGTAGCTCAGCAGCGCGCTCAAGCCGAGCAGGGCCGTGAGCAGGTTGGCCCCCAGCGCCAGGGCCGGCAGCGACACGGCAGCCATCGACAGGCCGAACCAGAGCGCCACCCCGGGCTCCATGCGCCCGGAGGGCAGCGGACGGCCGCTGGTGCGCGCCATGAAGCGGTCGCTGTGGCGCTCCAGGTAGCAGTTGAGGGCGTTGGCGGCGGCCACGGTGCCCGCGGTGGCCAGCATCGTCACCAGGACGCGCGAGAAGTGCAGGTGGCCAGGGGCCAGCCACACGCCCCCCGCGGTGGTGGCAAGCACGAGGCTCGACAGCCGGGGCTTGGTGAGGGACAGCAGATCCGACGCGGTGGTCGGCTGGCTCTCGGCTCGCGCGTTCACGCGGACTCCAGGATGGGGGGCTCGATAGACCCCCTCCCATACCGCCATCAGAGGGGGCCCGCAAGCGGAGCGCATCAGCCCCGCTTGTGGGGTGCAACGGAAGTGCTACCCGCCCGAGGCGAGCTTCTGCGCATCGGTGGCGTACTCGCCCTTGGGGTCCCGCTTGAGGTACTCCTGCGCGAGCGCCCGGGTCTTGTCCCCCTGCTTGCGGTCCTTGCTGAGGGCCGAAGCATAGAAGTAGTAGGCCGGCGAGTAGTTCTCGTCCGCGTTGAGCGCCTTCTGGAAGGCATCCTCCGCCTTCGCCGCGTCGCCCTTGCTCTGGAAGACGCGGCCCAGCTCCGTGAACGCCAGCGCGGCCCGGTCACCCTGGCCGATGAACTCCTGGCTGGCCTTCTCGAGCTGCTCCTGGGCCTTGTCCCACTCGGAGCGCTCCCGGTAGATGGCGCCCATGGCCAGGCGCGCCTCGGGGTTCTTGGCCTTCGGGTCCTTCACCGCGCGCTGGTACTGGGTGAGCGCATCGTCGAGCTTGCCCTGGCGGCGGTAGGCGTTGCCGAGCATCACCACCAGCTTGGGGCTGTCGCCCATGGTCCGCAGCGCGGTGGTGAGCGCCTCGGCGGCCTCCTTCTCGCCGCCCTGCTTGCCCATGAGCGCCTTGGCCAGCTCCACGTGGAACTGGGCGCGCGAGCTGTCCATCTTGATGGCCTTGCGCATCTCCTCGGCCGCGGCGTCCGGCTGGCCCTCGGTGAGCAGGCGGCGGCCCTTGATGAGCAGCAGCTCCGGGTTGGCCTTGTCGAGCGCGAAGCCGTCCTGCTCGGCCTTGAGCATGTCCGTGCGCGCCTTGTCCTTGTCCACCGGCACGCCCGTGGCCTCGGAGAGCTTCGTCTGCACGTCGGGCTTCAGGGTGGCCATGGCGGTGGACACGCGGCTCACCAGCAGCGAGCGCGCCAGCTGCGCGGCGGCGAGCTGCCGCGGCGACGGCGGCGGATCGGCCACCAGCAGCTTCTTGAGCATCGCCGCCGCCATCTCGAAGTTGGGCTCGTCCTGCTCCAGCACGAGCAGCGCCTTGCCGAGCAGCGACTCGGGGTGGTCCTTCTCGTAGCGCAGGGCGAAGTCGTACTTCTGCCACGCCACGGCATCCTGGCCGAGCCGGCGGTACGCCGCGCCCAGGCTCGCGTAGATGCGCGGGTCATCCGGAGACAGGCCCTGGGCCTTCTCCAGGTTGTCGCGCGCGTGCTCCAGGTCGCCCGCGTTCATCTGCACCAGGCCCAGGGTGAGGTACAGCAGGGAGCTGGCCTTGCCCTCCGCGTCGAAGGTCTTCACGCGGGCCTCCAGCTCTCCCAGACCTTCCTTGCCCTTGCCCCCGTACGTCTTGATGAGGGCCTCGGCGGCATAGAGGTGCGAGCTGACCTCGGTGCCCTTCTTCGCCGCCGCCAGGTGCTCCTCGGCCCGGCGGCGCGCGTCGTCGCCACCGCCGTGCTCACCCCAGCGGATGGCGTACGCGTAGGCCAGGTAGCCATGCGCGGCGGTGCCGTCCGGGTACACCTCGAGCGCCTTGTCGGCCGCCTCGCACGCCTTCTTGTACGAATCGAAGGAGTCGTGCTTGAGCTGCTCGGTGGCCACGTCCAGGCTCTTCTTGTAGGCGATGTTGTTCGCCTTCGTCCGGCTGGAGACCACCGAGTAGCCGACGACGGACACCACGATGGCGACGAAGAGCCCCAGCGAGATGTACTTGCTGTTGCCGCTCTTCTTCGCGCGGCGGCGGGGGCTGGCGTCGTCGTCATCATCGACGTCGTCGTCCTCCTCCACCACCACCGGGCGCCGGGGCGCGGGCGCCGCCGGGCGGGCCACGTTCTCGGAGCGGGCAGGCGTGCCGTTGGGGCGGGCCGCGGGCAGCCCCGTGGACGCGGGCTGCGCGTGGACGGGCGCGGCGGCCACCGGAGCAGCTGCCACCGGGGCAGCCGCCACGGGCGCGGCGGCCACCGGAGCAGCCGCCACGGGCGCGGGCGCCACCGGCGCGGGGGCCGGGGCGGCGGGCTTGGGCAGCTCCACCTTATATTGCTGGAGGAGCGACAGCGTGTCCGAGTCGTTCGGATCCGCCTGCCACGCCTTCAGCAAGTTGGCCTTGCCGGGCTCCGGCTCGCCGGTCTTGAGTTGAAGCGACCCCGCCATGCGGAGGGCCGCCTTGTCCGAGGGCTGAACTTGAAGGGCGCTGAGAGCTTCCTCCAGCGCCTTCTTGTCCTTGCCCTGCTCGGCATAGACGCGAGCAAGCAGCAGGCGAGGGTCGGATGCATTGGGATGGGCCTTGACGCCCTTCTTGCATACGACCATCGCCTCCATGAAGCGGCCCATGCCCAGGTACGCCTCGGCGAGCGGCTTATAAGCGTCGGACGACGGATCGGCAGCGAACGCGTGCTCTAGCTTGGCAAGCTCGGCCGGGCTCAACGTCTTCGTAAGAGAGGTAGACATTCCTGGAAATGCGCCTGAGAAGGAGAGTTTTTATGACACCCGCCTCGCTGCGCGTCAAATGCAGATGCACGGCAGGGCACCTGCTGCTTGACAGCACCCCGGGGCTCCGGTATCTCGCCCCTCGTCTTCGGCAGCCCTTCCCCGGGCGCACCGAAGGGTAGCCAACAGTTCAGCCGTACTCCGGGGGTGTAGCTCAGTTGGGAGAGCGTCGCGTTCGCAATGCGAAGGTCACCGGTTCGATCCCGGTCACCTCCACTCGGTAGACGAAGGGCCTCACTGGCGACAGTGAGGCCCTTTGCATTTGGGCCACAACCGAATTGCAAAGGCCCCCCGCTTTGTTATCCGGGGCCGATGACCGAACAGCCCTCGCTCTCGCTCCTCTCCCGGCTCTGGCTGGCGTTCCTGTGCTTCTGGCGCGTCCTGGCGTCCCGGCCCTTCGCCCAGGCCGTTCTGCCCCTCAGTGAGTCCTACGACGCGGGCAAGCTCGTCTCGGGCGCCCCCCCTCCGGCCGCCCTTCCGCCGGCCCCTCCCCCGAAGGCCGCCCCGGCCCCCGTGCTTCCGCCCGAGCGCGAGCACGCCTCCGCCCTGGCGCTGCTGTCCATGCTCCAGCGCGAGGGGCGCCTGGTGGACTTCCTCCAGGAGAACGTGGCCGCCTTCTCGGACGCCGAGGTAGGGGCCGCGGCCCGCATCGTCCACGAGGGGTGCCGCAAGGTGGTGAAGCAGTATCTGACCCTGGAGCCGGTGCTGCCGCAGTCCGAGGGCGCGAGCGTCACCGTGCCCCCGGGCTTCGATGCGCACCGCATCCGGCTCACCGGCAACGTCGCCGGGCAGCCCCCCCACGCCGGGGCGCTCAAGCACCACGGCTGGGTCACCACGGAGGTGAAGTTCCCCTCGGTCAGCCCCGCGCTGGACTCGCGCGTGCTGGCCCCCGCTGAAGTCGAACTCGCCTGACCCTCGCCAAGGAGCCCCATCCTTATATGGCCCGCTACGCGATTGGCATCGACCTGGGCACCACGCACTGCGCGGTGTCGTACTTCAACCTGGAAGACGGCAAGCCCCGGGGCTCCGCCCAATCCATGCTCCCCATCCCCCAGCTCACCGCGCCGGGGACGGTGGAGCCGCGCCCCTTGCTCCCCTCGTTCCTCTACCTGCCCAGCGAGCAGGAGTTCCCCGCGGGCAGCCTCGGGCTGCCGTGGAACGCGGATGCCACCACGCTGGTGGGCGAGTTCGCCCGCTCCCACGGCGCCAAGGTGCCCACCCGCCTGGTGTCCTCCGCCAAGAGCTGGCTGAGCCACCCCGGCGTGGACCGCCGCTCGCCCCTGCTCCCCTGGCAGGCCCCGCCGGAGGTGCGGCGCGTGTCCCCGCTGGAGGCCTCGGCGCGCTACCTGCGCCACCTGCGCGAGGCGTGGGATGCCACCTTCGCCCGCACCCGCGAGGAGGCCGCCAGCGCCTTCGCCGCGCAGGACGTCATCATCACCGTGCCGGCCTCCTTCGACGCGGCGGCGCGCGAGCTGACGCTCGAGGCCGCCCAGGCCG
Coding sequences within it:
- a CDS encoding tetratricopeptide repeat protein; protein product: MSTSLTKTLSPAELAKLEHAFAADPSSDAYKPLAEAYLGMGRFMEAMVVCKKGVKAHPNASDPRLLLARVYAEQGKDKKALEEALSALQVQPSDKAALRMAGSLQLKTGEPEPGKANLLKAWQADPNDSDTLSLLQQYKVELPKPAAPAPAPVAPAPVAAAPVAAAPVAAAPVAAAPVAAAPVHAQPASTGLPAARPNGTPARSENVARPAAPAPRRPVVVEEDDDVDDDDDASPRRRAKKSGNSKYISLGLFVAIVVSVVGYSVVSSRTKANNIAYKKSLDVATEQLKHDSFDSYKKACEAADKALEVYPDGTAAHGYLAYAYAIRWGEHGGGDDARRRAEEHLAAAKKGTEVSSHLYAAEALIKTYGGKGKEGLGELEARVKTFDAEGKASSLLYLTLGLVQMNAGDLEHARDNLEKAQGLSPDDPRIYASLGAAYRRLGQDAVAWQKYDFALRYEKDHPESLLGKALLVLEQDEPNFEMAAAMLKKLLVADPPPSPRQLAAAQLARSLLVSRVSTAMATLKPDVQTKLSEATGVPVDKDKARTDMLKAEQDGFALDKANPELLLIKGRRLLTEGQPDAAAEEMRKAIKMDSSRAQFHVELAKALMGKQGGEKEAAEALTTALRTMGDSPKLVVMLGNAYRRQGKLDDALTQYQRAVKDPKAKNPEARLAMGAIYRERSEWDKAQEQLEKASQEFIGQGDRAALAFTELGRVFQSKGDAAKAEDAFQKALNADENYSPAYYFYASALSKDRKQGDKTRALAQEYLKRDPKGEYATDAQKLASGG
- a CDS encoding carboxypeptidase regulatory-like domain-containing protein yields the protein MTLRTLGLAVVGVSGLVLAPACKNEAPAPPPPVPSAPEAAKAPAAPAPAPVTSRGTIRGVVTFNGELPAPAELAPSADPACEGMPLKDQALLVKDGKVRNVLVRVRGPVPGAAGAVDTPIVVDQQKCSYQPRVQAAVAGQPLQIKNSDGTMHNVRGMLGTKALFNVAQPPSAPPVTKPLPADIELLQLKCDVHPWMRAYVAVSPHPYFGVTGEDGAFTLEGVPAGTYTLEAWHETLGTQTSEVTVKEGTPAEASFAFPAAVKG
- a CDS encoding response regulator transcription factor; the protein is MPTRVLLIDDDTRMYELLSQYLGQNGISVAHAADGGRGLAALEASAYDAVLLDVMMPGMDGLEVCKRIRAKTQVPILMLTARGDETDRVVGLELGADDYLPKPFSPRELLARLRAVLRRAQPTSVADRMEAHGISIDVAGREVKVAGRAVELTGLEFDLLVALVRRAGRVIPRDALLGEAGRGDTVVGERTVDVHISHLRQKLGDEGGRLIKTVRGVGYVFAKEGG
- a CDS encoding ATP-binding protein, which gives rise to MRLPSPPGPGAPRGLGRGGPWDRHGRRAPWRMTRLGHYIRARLHRRIFIWFGLSILITGVMVATVMNLMGGSHWNQEMDRARRFVSNRFAEVWDVPARREALVQGISQDLDVDLELRSPAGELLSRAGPPCDTPDFSVDVVREGTPLGSMRACYWNSRRKSPWRVLPFVLSGAMLWLLSGAIARRLTRPMDELVRTARALGAGRLETRAQLGRDATSEVGVLADAFNDMAARIERQMADQRELLATVSHELRTPLAHLRVLTELLREGGSTPATLDQVDREVVELDVLVGELLASSRLDFGQVTSRPLEGLELAARALERTGMPPELLSVETPDTALSGDATLLGRALANLLDNARKHAGGAVALRLLERDGALAFCVEDRGPGLLPGEETRIFAPFYRQDRGTEAREGGSLGLGLALVQRIAQAHGGEAFAENLPAGGARVGFIVLRTGPSPARPPPPA
- a CDS encoding DUF2760 domain-containing protein; translated protein: MTEQPSLSLLSRLWLAFLCFWRVLASRPFAQAVLPLSESYDAGKLVSGAPPPAALPPAPPPKAAPAPVLPPEREHASALALLSMLQREGRLVDFLQENVAAFSDAEVGAAARIVHEGCRKVVKQYLTLEPVLPQSEGASVTVPPGFDAHRIRLTGNVAGQPPHAGALKHHGWVTTEVKFPSVSPALDSRVLAPAEVELA
- the cyoE gene encoding heme o synthase, whose translation is MNARAESQPTTASDLLSLTKPRLSSLVLATTAGGVWLAPGHLHFSRVLVTMLATAGTVAAANALNCYLERHSDRFMARTSGRPLPSGRMEPGVALWFGLSMAAVSLPALALGANLLTALLGLSALLSYVLLYTPLKARTSAAMLVGAVPGALPPLMGWTAVTGVVDAGGFVLFSILFLWQMPHFLAIALFRKEEYAAAGLKSVPLERGDESSRAQIVLYLVALVPMTLLPYQLHIAGGWYLASAVVLGLAFLALGAWGFFRQLGKPWARQTFFFSLLYLSGLFAAMALDTGIGGWQ